The genome window CTTCGATCGAGACCCACCCACCGAGGCCCAATACGGAGTGCGGGTTCATGCGCAGCCTCACAGCCTGGATCTGCTCCCGGGTGATCGTGAGTTGCAATTTCTCGCCGAAGAACTCCAGGGCGTCCGGGTCGAAGATCAAGAAACCGACGTCTTCGTGTGGATCGAGCGCGCTCCGATAAGCGGGTGTCGCTGCCCCCACAAACACGATGGCATCTCGGCGGATCGCCCGGGCACGCTGCAGTCGCTGCGCCATCGCCTCGCGCATCGCTTCATTGGCGTAGAGCCCAAAGAGCCCCACCGACACCCAAGCGACGCCTGGAAATGCACACAACGTGACCCAAGTCGCGCTCGAGAAACCCTGCTTCTGGTACAGCCACAGGGCGAGGATGAGCACTGGAACCGAGAACAGCGCGGGAATCAGGTTCCCCATCCACTTGCGACCAACTGACCAAATGGGCTCGCCGCTCATGAGTGGCATTGTACGCCCTTCGTCACTCGGCACGCGCCATGAGCCAAGCGCACAAGTCGTCCAAACTCTCCCGGCTGATGCTGTGCGCCATCGGATACTCCTGGTAGTCGTGAGCCAGCCCCTTCTTAGTCAGCCACTCCCGGCACCGCCGCGCCTCGGCGACGTCGATTACGGGGTCGTACTTCCCGTGCTGAACCAGGATCGCAGGTGCAGCAACCACCTCCACCGGGAGCAACGAATCTGGCAAGCGACCGCTGAGCACCGCCGCCGACTGCACATCTAGCGCACCGCGTAACGCCGCCGCCAGAACCATCATCCCGCCTTGACTGAATCCCACCAAGTGTACGGAAGTCGCTTCGAGCCGGTCCCGGTGCTCGATGATCGACTGCTCCAGGGCCCGGATACCGCGCTCGGCTTCCCCCTGACTGAACCCAAAGTCCTCACGCTGGAACTCAATCTGAAACCACGCATATCCTCCCATGGGACAGTGAAGCGGTGCCCGCAGGCTCACAATGTTGAAGCTCAGCGGAAGCTCGCCTCGCAACCCAAAGAGGTCCTGCTCGTGACTTCCGTAGCCGTGCGCTAAGATCAATAGCGGGGCGTGAGCGCCATTTTGCGCCCATTCGACGTAGGATAAGGAATTGGACTCCATTGGTGACGCCAGTGCAAACTACTCTAATACTCCTCTCGCTTGCTGGACTGACAGGTGCGGCGCTGCTACTCACAACGCAGCACGACCCAAAGCCGGTGGCAAAGGAACAATCAAAAATGCGGACTGAAAGCCCTCAACGACCCGACAAGCTGATCCTCTCCGACGAGGAATGGAAGACGCGCCTGACCCCCGAACAGTTTCGGATTCTTCGCGCCCAAGGGACCGAGCGCCCATTCTGTGGTGTCTTCTACGACAACCACAAAACCGGCGTCTACCACTGCGTGGGTTGCAATCTTCCGCTGTTCAAGTCGGATGCAAAGTTCGACTCCGGCACCGGTTGGCCCAGCTTCTTCCAGCCGTACAACACAGAGAACGTCTGGTTCCACGAGGACCGCTCCTACGGGATGCTCCGAAAAGAGGTGCTCTGCGCTCGGTGCGACGGCCACTTGGGTCACGTCTTCGACGATGGTCCACCACCCAGCGGTTTACGCTATTGCATCAACTCCGAGTGCCTCACCTTTGAGGAGGCGAAGCCCGAAGCTACTCCCTAGCCGTCGTCGACTTGAAGCCGATTCGGCCCTTCCTCGGTGGGGAGGGGCTGAGAAGCGCGTCGAGTTTCACGTTCTGGGGCTTAGTAAGAATCTTGCGCAAGTCCGCCGTATAAGCCTGGCGAATCAGGTTCCATTGCACGACGTTATCGCCAGCCAGAACCAGGCGCTTGCGAGCGGCAGCGACGAGCTTCCCGTTCGTGCGCTTCTGAGCAGGGGTCAACTTCAAGGCAGCTTCTAGCACGGGGATGATCGGGTCGCGCGTGTCCACCGTCAAGTACACCGACCCAATCGTCGGTGACTGACCCGCGTGCGCACGGATCGGCACCCCCAGGAACATCATCATCGCGATCGACAGAATCAAAGTGCTCTTCTTCACTGTTAGCTCCATTGCCCCCCTCAGGGCTTGAACAGAGAACGAAGGTTGCGCCCCGATCCGTTTCCGGACAGGACCTTTGACTTGGATTTCGCTTGTACTAGAATCGCAGGTGCGTCAGTGCAATCCAGGCAAACCCTATTGCGTTAGAGCTTCTTCGCCCATGATCTCGCGAACGACCTTGATCTGGTTGATGCGGTACTTACGCGGCCGCGGGGCCATGGTATTGCACTCAATCTTCTCGGACAGATCGAACTCAGGGTTGCCCGGGGTCCACTTGGCCTTCGTTGTCACGAGCCACTTATTGTCATCGCGCTCGGGGGTGTCCATCTTGAAGTGTGCACCGCGAGACTCGTCGCGGATGATCGCCCCGCCAACGATCGCTTTGCTCATTTCGATCATGTGCTGGAGGCCGCGAGCGAACGGTACGGCCTGATTGGTCCAAGCCCCGCGATCGATCAC of Chthonomonas sp. contains these proteins:
- a CDS encoding dienelactone hydrolase family protein, with the translated sequence MESNSLSYVEWAQNGAHAPLLILAHGYGSHEQDLFGLRGELPLSFNIVSLRAPLHCPMGGYAWFQIEFQREDFGFSQGEAERGIRALEQSIIEHRDRLEATSVHLVGFSQGGMMVLAAALRGALDVQSAAVLSGRLPDSLLPVEVVAAPAILVQHGKYDPVIDVAEARRCREWLTKKGLAHDYQEYPMAHSISRESLDDLCAWLMARAE
- the msrB gene encoding peptide-methionine (R)-S-oxide reductase MsrB — protein: MRTESPQRPDKLILSDEEWKTRLTPEQFRILRAQGTERPFCGVFYDNHKTGVYHCVGCNLPLFKSDAKFDSGTGWPSFFQPYNTENVWFHEDRSYGMLRKEVLCARCDGHLGHVFDDGPPPSGLRYCINSECLTFEEAKPEATP